The Streptomyces sp. ICC1 DNA window TACGGGCCCGGGACCCTCCGTCCTGCCGCTCTGGCCGGGTCGGATATCCGACCCGCGCCGGACAGGACGACGCTCCTGCCCGCCAGACCGGACCCGGAGGGTGCCCCTACTACCGTCTAGTCGGTGTTCGGCGAGCAGTGCTGGCTTCCGTCACAACTTCATGGAGACACCCCGGCCGCCTCAGCACTGAGGCGGTTGGACGTCGTTGAGCCCTGTGGCGTCGAGCGCGGCTTGGTCGGTGTCGGGGAGGGGGCCGTTGTCGCAGGTGATGGGGTCGCCTATGGGAGGGCTCGTGTCCTCCATGGTGGGCTCGTCGGTGGGACTCGGGCTTCCTGCGGCCTGGGCCTGTGCGGTAGTTGTGCCCAGGTACGTGGCGGGAAGGGCGACCGAGAGGAGTATGGCTCCTATGGCGGCGACCCTCCATGACCGCTTGGTGGCTTTCACGGTGGTTCTCCTTCGGTCGATCGGACGTGAGGCGAGTTGGTGGTCGGCCCTTACCGTGGTGAGGGGGCCGGCTTCTGGGGTGGGCTTTGGTGAATCGGGCGAGGACGGTGCAGTTCCTCGAGTCGGGGAGTGCCAGATGCTGGCTGCGAGGGCTGTCGTCCAGGCTGCTATGAGCAGCAGATGGGTTCGCTGGGCTAGGCCGAGCTGGTTGCTGGCCGCACCGGCGGTGCCGGTGGAGACGTAGGCCGTCAACGTCCACAGGGTTGCCGCGAAGGCGAGTCCGAGCAGGGGTCCTCCCATGGTCTGCAGCAGCGGCCACCGGTTGTAGCGGTGTGCGGCGGTGTTCGGGGCAAGTGCGCCTATCAGGACCGTGGTTGTGCCGGCGGTACTGGTGAGGGTGTGTGCCTGGTGGGTGAAGGGGAGCAGGCCCGCGGTCTCCAGCCGGGAGCATTCGAGGTCGGTGGTGGGAGCACAGGACATCGGCAGGAGCGCGTCGCCGAGGGAGCCCAGGGCGAAGAGGATGAGGGCGCTCCAGCCGGTGACGGCCCACCTGGGCCGGGGCACGGCTCTCAGCTCGTGCGGCAGAGCGAGGCCGGCGGCCAGGAGGAATAGGGTCCCGGCGGCGAAGTCGCTGGCGCGGAAGATTCCGCTGCTGGGCCGGTCCCGTGCGGACAGCTCACTCACGTACGAGGTCAGAGGATCGAGCCCGGTGGGCATGAGGCTTTCGAGGAGCCATGCCGAGTACGGCAGTGTGCCGATTATCAGCAGACCGGATACAGGCCGGCTCAGGGGTGCGGGTCGCGTCATGTGTGTTTCCGAGGCGTCTCGTCTGCCACAGTGCGTCGGCAGGCGGGGGAGGGGGACGTGCGGTGCGAGTCAGGTACTCCTGACTCGCCAGACCAAGAGTCGGCTCCCGTAGGCCGCGGCCTGTGCCCGGTTGTGGACGCCGATCGCCTTGTACAGGAGCAGGCAGCGGTACTTGACGACCCGCTCGGCGACTGACAGCTTCTCAGCGATCGCCTTGTTGGTGAGTCCGCGGGCGATCAGGAGGAGCAGCAGGCGCTGCTCCTCGCTGAGCTCATGGCCGCCGGAGTGGTCCAGTCGCCCGGACCGGAGCACGGCGGCGGTGCTGGTGATCGCACTGGCGTCGAAGAGTGAACGGCCCTCCGCCACCGCTTCGACCGCAGTGACCAGACCGGGTCCTGAGACGTTCTTGCCGATCAGACCCCATGCCCCAGAGGTCACGGCTGTCGCCTCGGTGGCCTCGTCGATGGTGTCCGACATCAGCAGAAAGCGGATTCCGGAGTGCTGGGCGGACAGGAGGCGGCAGACGCGCAGACCGCTCTGGTCTGGCATCCGGATGTCCAGCACCACGACCTGGGGTGCCATACGGGGAATCAGGCGCTGCGCGTCTGCGGCTGTGGCCGCTTCACCCACGACCGTGAACCGGGCCGACAGCAAATGCCGGATTCCCCGCCGCGCGATCTCGTGGGCTTCCACGATGAAGACATCCGCCCGCACTTGCTGATTGCGAGTCACCTGACCGCCTGCCCCTGACCCAGCTCGCTTACGGTCACCTGGGACGGGTCGATCCTGGCGTACAGACGGCGCCGCCGCGCATGCGTGGTCATCGCACGGGCCAGGGCGGAGCGCACGGCGGCGTTGCGCCGCCCCGCCCTGACGACGAAGCTCTGTGTTCCCCGGACGCGCTGCCCGGCTGAGGAACCCTCTGTCGGAACAGTAACCATCCACAACGAATTCATTTTCAGCAGTCCCTTCTCCTACCGAATCCTGCATCTTCGAACAGAATCGACAATGCTCCAGAAAGGCCAGAATTGGAAGGTCGTACATCCCGCCAATCGAGCCGCTGAGGGAAACGGCTTTCATTTCGCTTCGTGATTTCCTGCGGGAAAGTGCGAAAGCTAAGTCAAGTAAATGGGAATCGTTTCCCGGAGTCGTCGTCGGCTCCCGCCCGCTGTCTTGACGCGAATGACGGCTGACGGCTGACGGCGCCCACGACACTGGGCGACGTGTACGCCAGGACGTTGCCGGACCGCTGTCCGGTGCAGCGCGTCGGCAACTGGGATCCCGGGTTCAGTGCGCGTCGCGGTACTCCGTCGGGGCTGTCCCCAGCGCGGTTTGGAACGCCCGCCGCATGGCTTCCGCACTGGGGTGGCCGCACGAGGCGGCGATGTGGTCCATGCTGTCGTGCCGCCGGTTCACCAGGCGCCGGCATGCCATTTCCAGCCGGACCCTGGCCACGTAGCGACCCGGTGACATGCCGGTTTCCTGGGTGAAGGCCCGGGTGAACTGCCGG harbors:
- a CDS encoding response regulator transcription factor, coding for MEAHEIARRGIRHLLSARFTVVGEAATAADAQRLIPRMAPQVVVLDIRMPDQSGLRVCRLLSAQHSGIRFLLMSDTIDEATEATAVTSGAWGLIGKNVSGPGLVTAVEAVAEGRSLFDASAITSTAAVLRSGRLDHSGGHELSEEQRLLLLLIARGLTNKAIAEKLSVAERVVKYRCLLLYKAIGVHNRAQAAAYGSRLLVWRVRST
- a CDS encoding DUF998 domain-containing protein yields the protein MTRPAPLSRPVSGLLIIGTLPYSAWLLESLMPTGLDPLTSYVSELSARDRPSSGIFRASDFAAGTLFLLAAGLALPHELRAVPRPRWAVTGWSALILFALGSLGDALLPMSCAPTTDLECSRLETAGLLPFTHQAHTLTSTAGTTTVLIGALAPNTAAHRYNRWPLLQTMGGPLLGLAFAATLWTLTAYVSTGTAGAASNQLGLAQRTHLLLIAAWTTALAASIWHSPTRGTAPSSPDSPKPTPEAGPLTTVRADHQLASRPIDRRRTTVKATKRSWRVAAIGAILLSVALPATYLGTTTAQAQAAGSPSPTDEPTMEDTSPPIGDPITCDNGPLPDTDQAALDATGLNDVQPPQC